The DNA region AGGGGCAAAATCGTCGATGTTAAAGGACTTCGAAAACAACGACAATGAATGAACGGCAAAAGCGTTAGTCGTTATTCGTTATTGGTTATTCGTGAGCGTTGTTTGCTCGTTAACTCTGTATCGAGGTTTGAGCGCTTTTCGATGTGTGAATTTTTGAACCATTTTTGATTGGTTTTTGTCTTTTTCGAATAACGAATAACGAATAACCAATAACGAATAACGAATAACGAGTAACGAATTCAATAAAGAGGTTATACAGATGAGCAAGAAAGTTCCTTTATTTATCGACGGCGAATTCGTGCAGTCGAACACCAGTAACTGGATTGACGTGACCAACCCAGCCACGCAAGAAGTGATTGCACAAGCACCTTGCGCGACACAAGACGAGATGAAAAAAGCGGTTGAGAGCGCGAAAAAAGCGTTTTTGACTTGGAAAGAAGTGCCAGTTTCTGAGCGTGCGCGTGTGATGATGCGTTATCAAGCGTTGCTGAAAGAGCACCATGATGAAATTGCTGAGATTCTTGCCAGCGAAACCGGCAAAACCTTTGATGATGCGAAAGGCGACGTATGGCGTGGTATCGAAGTAGTTGAGCATGCAGCGAACATTCCATCATTGCTGATGGGTGAAACGGTTGAGAACGTTGCGCGCGGCATTGACAGCTACAGCTACACACAGCCACTTGGTGTTTGTGCGGGTATTACACCATTTAACTTCCCTGCGATGATTCCACTTTGGATGTTCCCACTGGCGATTGCCTGCGGTAACACATTCATTTTGAAACCATCTGAGCAAGATCCATTAACGCCAACGCGTTTGGTTGAGTTGTTCGAGCAAGCAGGCGCTCCAAAAGGCGTGTTGCAAGTTATTCACGGCGGTAAAGAGCAGGTTGACTTCTTATTAGACGAACCTGCCGTACGCGCGATTTCGTTTGTTGGTTCAGTGGCTGTAGGTCAATACATCTATCGCCGCGGTACTGAAAACATGAAACGCGTTCAAGCATTTGCTGGTGCGAAAAACCACTGCGTGATCATGCCTGATGCCAACAAATCACAAGTGATTAGCAACCTGGTTGGTGCTTCGGTAGGTGCTGCGGGTCAGCGTTGTATGGCGATTTCTGTTGCGGTATTCGTTGGTGCGGCACGTGAGTGGATTCCGGAAGTTGCTGCTGAACTTGCGAAAGTGAAGCCAGGCGCGTGGAACGATAAAGATGCAGCTTACGGTCCAGTGATCAGTCCGCAAGCGAAGCAGCGCGTTGAGAACTTTATTGCGCAAGGCCAAAAAGAAGGTGCTGAGCTGTTAGTTGATGGTCGCAACTGTAAAGTTGAAGGTTTCCCGAACGGTAACTGGGTTGGTCCAACTATGTTTGGTAAAGTGACCACCGACATGGAAATCTACAAGAATGAGATTTTCGGTCCAGTATTGTGCGCCACTGAAGTTGAAACACTCGATGACGCATTAGCCATGGTCAATGCGAACCCATACGGCAACGGTACGTCAATCTTTACGGCAAGCGGTGCAGCGGCGCGTAAATATCAGCACAACGTTGAAGTTGGTCAAGTGGGTATCAACATTCCAATTCCGGTACCACTGCCGTTCTTCTCATTCACCGGCTGGAAAGGGTCATTCTTTGGTGACTTGCATGCTTATGGTAAGCAAGCGGTGCGCTTCTACAGTGAAACCAAAACCATTACAGCTCGTTGGTTTGAAAGCGATATCGCTGATGCCAATGGTCCAAATATGACGATTCATTTGAAGTAATAGGACGTTGTCATGAACTTTAATTTAACTGACGACCAACAAGCTTTTGTCGATACGGCAAAAGCTTTTGCTGAGAAAGAACTTGCGCCATTTGCTGCGCAGTGGGATGAAGAATCACACTTCCCAGTTGAAGTATTCCGTAAAGCCGGTGAAATGGGCTTTATGGGTATGTACACCCCAGAAGACGCCGGCGGCTTCGGCATGAGTCGATTAGACGCGGCGTTGATTTTTGAACAATTATCGATGGGTTGTACCGCCACCACCGCCATGATGACCATTCACAACATGGTAACTTGGATGATTGGCTCGTTCGCGAAACCAGATGTGATTGAACAGTGGGTTCCAGAATTAGTGACGGGTGAGAAGTTAGGTTCTTATTGTTTGACTGAACCTGGTGCTGGGTCTGATGCGGCAAGCTTGCGAACCACTGCGAAAAAAGATGGCGATGAGTACGTGTTAAACGGCTCGAAAATGTTCATCTCAGGTGCCGGTAGTACCGACGTACTCGTTGTTATGGCGCGCACTGGTGAAGCTGGGCCGAAAGGTATTTCTGCATTTGTCGTACCAGCTGATGCAGCTGGTATTAGCTACGGCAAAAAAGAAGCGAAGATGGGCTGGAATGCTCAGCCAACTCGTTTGGTTACTTTTGAAGATGTTCGTATTCCGGCTGATAATTTGCTTGGCGAAGAAGGCGAAGGCTTTAAGTTTGCCATGATGGGACTAGACGGCGGCCGTATTAATATCGCGGTATGCTCAGTCGGCACTGCGCAAGCAGCGTTAGAAACAGCAACCAACTACATGCACGAACGCACGCAGTTCGGTAAAGAGCTAGGCCACTTCCAAGCGTTGCAGTTTAAGCTAGCTGATATGGCTACCGAGCTTGTTGCTGCGCGTCAGATGGTTCGCTTGGCGGCATTCAAAGTTGATAGCAACGATCCAGATAAAACCACCTATTGCGCGATGGCAAAACGTTTTGCCACCGACGTTGGCTTCCAAGTGTGTAACGAAGCGCTGCAAATTCACGGCGGTTACGGTTACATCAAGGAATACCCGCTTGAACGTCATGTGCGCGATGTACGCGTGCATCAAATTCTTGAGGGCACCAACGAAATTATGCGGGTGATTATCGCACGCCGCCTACTCGCCGATATGGACCGAGCCATCCTTTAAGGGTGGCTTTTCTGTCTTAAAAGGAGGTCATTATGGATCCAGTAGTATTGTTCGACGAGCTTGAAGCAAGTAACGGCAAACGCATTGGTATCATCACCCTAAACTCAGAAAAATCATTGAACGCGTTAAGCTTACCTATGATTCAGCTGTTGCAACCACAGCTGCAGCAATGGGCAAACGATGACGCTATTGCCTGCGTATTTATGCAAGGGGCGGGTGAGAAAGCTTTCTGCGCTGGTGGCGATATTGTGGCCATGTACAAAGCCATGCAAGCGAAGCCAGGCGTGTTGGTTGATGAGGTTGCTGACTTTTTTAGCCAAGAATACCGACTTGATTACGCCATTCACACCTTCCCAAAGCCGCTTGTGCTTTGGGGGCACGGCATTGTGATGGGCGGTGGTATGGGCCTCATGAACGGTGCCAGCCATCGTATTGTGACTGAGCGCTCGTTGTTGGCTATGCCGGAAGTGACGATTGGTTTGTACCCTGATGTTGGCGCGACCCACTTTTTGAATCAAATGCCTGAGGGCTGTGGCCTATTCTTAGGGCTCACTGGCGCGCACATGAACGCGACAGATGCGCTGTATTTGAAACTGGCGGATCATTTTGTGGCAAGCACCAGTAAAGACGACGTACTCGCAGGCTTGAAAGACGTGAAGTGGGGCGATACCGCTGCATTGAATCACCAAAAAGTGACTGATGTTCTCAATGGCATTGGCATGCGCGATAGCAATCAGCGTCCTGCTGGACAAGTGGAAGCCCACCAGCAATTGATTAAAAAGTTGACGCAAGGTGCTGACATCGAAGCCGTTGTTAATGCAATTGTGAATGATACGACCGATGACAAATGGCTAGCTCGCGCCCGTCAAACCCTGGCGGCAGGTTGTCCAATGACTGCTCATATTGTGTGGAATCAATTACAACACGGCGCTGATTTGAGTTTAGCTGACTGCTTCCGTCTTGAATTAACCTTATCGGTTCAATGTGCGATGCGCGGCGATTTCGCAGAGGGTATTCGCGCGCTGTTAATTGATAAGGATAAGCAGCCGAAGTGGCAGCATGGTTCGGTTGGTGAGGTTTCGGCTGAAGAGGTTGATGGCTTTTTCACGTCGCCATGGGCGGCAGCTGATCACCCACTCGCAACTTTAGGTAAGTGATAAAAAGCGTTGTTCGTTATTCGTGCGTTCGCTTTGCTCACTGTTCGTACGTGCTTCGCACTGTTCGAATAGCGCAGCGGACGAATAATGAACAACGAATAACGAACAACGAATAACGAACAACGAATAACGAACAACGAATAACGAGCAACGAATAACGAGGTTCTTATGGCGAATGTTGGATTTATTGGGCTTGGCAATATGGGCGGCCCGATGGCTGCAAACCTTTTCAAAGGCGGCCATCAGGTTAAAGTTTTTGATTTAGCAGAAGTAGCATTGCAGGCAGCGAAAGACGCCGGTTGCAGCGTGGCCGGCTCGGCCAATGAAGCGGCGCAAGGCGTTGATTTCGTGATTACCATGTTACCTGCAGATAAACACGTTGAGAGTGTTTACTTGGGTGATAATGGCTTGATTCACGAATTACCAAGCAGCACACTCGTGATTGACTGCAGTACGATTAGCGCAGAAACAGCACGTAAGGTTGGTCAAGCATTAGCAGCGGAAGGTATTTCGTTTATTGATGCACCAGTTTCTGGTGGTGTTGGTGGCGCGAAGGCCGGTACGCTGACCTTTATCTGTGGTGGTGATACAACCGCAGTTGATCGTGCGCGCGATGTATTGCAACACATGGGCAAAAACATCTTCCGTGCCGGTGATACAGGCGCTGGTCAAGTTGCGAAAATCTGCAACAATATGTTGCTGTCGGTGTTAATGATTGGTACTTCGGAAGCGTTGCAGTTGGGCATTGCTCATGGTCTTGATCCGAAAGTGCTGTCGGAGATTATGTCGAAGAGTTCCGGTAGCAACTGGACTTTAGATGTATATAATCCTTGCCCTGGTGTGATGGATAATGTGCCTTCAAGCAACGGCTACCAAGGTGGCTTTTTAGTTGACTTGATGAGTAAAGACCTTGGCCTGGCACAGCAAGCGGCGTTAGCTAGCGGTGCGGCGACCCCAATGGGTGGTTTAACTCACAACTTGTATCGCAGTTGGTCACAGCTTGGACACGGTCGTGAAGACTTCTCCAGTATCTTTAATTTCGTTAAAGCGAATAAAAAATAACCGATAACGAACGGGGAAATTATGAAAATTGCTGAAAGTACCATTGTTATTACCGGTGGCGCCCAAGGTTTGGGCCGCGCGATGGCTGAACATTTTGCCGCAGAAGGCGCGCAATTGGCGCTGATTGATATGAATGCCGACACGCTGACTGAAGCTGAAGGTATTTGTACGGCTAAAGGTGCCAAGAAGGTTAAAGGCTACGTTGTGAACGTAACCGACGAAGCAGCTGTTGAGCAGGTATTTAATGACATCGTAGCAGACTTTGGCGCGGTGAACGTGTTGATTAATAACGCGGGTATTTTGCGCGACGGTATGTTGATTAAGTGCAAAGACGGTGAGATTACTCACAAAATGCCGTTACAACAGTTCCAATCAGTATTGGATGTTAACTTAACCGGTAGCTTTTTATGTGGCCGCGAGGCATCGGCTCATATGGCAAAAGCTGGCAACGGCGGCGTTATCATTAATATTTCAAGTGTTGCTCGTGCCGGTAATATTGGCCAGACCAACTATGCGGCAACGAAAGCCGGCGTGGTTGCGATGACGGTCACATGGGCACGTGAGCTAGGTCGCTTTGGTATTCGTTGTGGTGCCATTGCACCAGGATTTATCGAAACGCCAATGACTGCACAAATGAAGCCTGAGGCAGTTGAACGTGCATTGAGCATGGTGCCGTTACGCCGTTGGGGGCAGCCAGAAGAGATAGCCCACAGTGCGCGTTATATTATTGAGAATGACTTCTTTAGCGGACGTGTGATAGAAATAGACGGTGGCGTTCGACTATAACGAGTACTGATGCGTAAATTACCCCCATTAAATGCCTTAAAAGCGTTTGAAGCTGCTGCCCGACACCTGAGTTTTACTAGGGCAGCTGATGAATTGTTTGTTACCCAAGCAGCGGTAAGTCACCAAGTAAAAGCGCTTGAGGAATTTTTGGGGGTTCAATTATTTTTACGCCGCAATCGGTCACTGTTACTTACCCCAGAAGGTCAATCCTATTATCTTGAACTAAAAGAAATTTTCGATCACATTGTTCAAGCGACTGAAAAGGTGAAATTTGCCAGTCAGCGTGGCTCGCTAACCATTTCATTACCGCCAAGTTTTGCCATTTTATGGTTCGTGCCGCGCTTAAGCCGGTTTCGTGAAGCTTATCCGGATATCGATGTCCGCATTCGTGCCGTTGATGAAGTGGACGGTTCATTAACTGATGACGTTGACGTTGCTATTTATTACGGCGCGGGTAAGTGGCCAGGTTTAAAAGCTTATAAATTACACAATGAATACCTGATTCCGGTGTGTTCTCCATTACTATTAAATGGCACCAAACCACTGCGTGAACCACGTGATTTGTTGAATCATACGTTACTGCACGACGAAACTCGCAATGCTTGGAAAGACTGGTTTAAGCTGGTTGGTATAGATAAAGACAAGGGCGACAACGGGCCAATTTTTAGTCATTCCAATTTAGCACTGAAAGCAGCCGTGCACGGGCAGGGCATTGCGTTAGCTAATAATGTATTGGTCAAGCCAGAAATTGATGCAGGACATTTAATTCAAATATTCCCTGATGCCTTACCACGGCAGAAATCTTTTTATCTTGTTTGTCGTGACTCTCAGTCAGAAGTCGGTAAAATCGCCACCTTCCGAAATTGGCTACTGCAAGTGGTCGAAGAAGAAGAGGATAGTTATGAGTGATAACCAGCGTGTTGCGATTCATCGCGATAACGCCGATGGTCAATATCGAGTGATTTTTGCGCACGGCGCCGGTGCTGGGTTACAAAGCGATTTTATGCAATATATCGCGCTGGCATTAGCACTGAACGATATTGAAGTGGTTCGCTTTAACTTTCCTTATTGGCAAAAATTTATGGATTCAGGTGTACGTCGACCACCGAATCGAATGTCTGAGCTGGAGCATTGCATGCGCACCGTGGCAAGCCAGTTTAATGACGACAAACCATTGTTTTTAATGGGGAAGTCAATGGGCTCTCGCGTTGCGTTTCGACTTGCCGATGAGCTGAATTCAAGAGCCGCCATTGCCTTGGGTTTTCCATTTCACCCAGTTGGCAAACCTGAAAAATTGCGACTGGATGACTTAAATAATCACCGCGAACAGAATCTGATTATTCAAGGTACACGAGATAACTTTGGCAAGCCTGAGCAGGTGCGCAGTTATCCGTTGCCTGCAAATGTTGCGGTAAAATGGATTGAGGGTGGTGATCACAGTCTTGAACCAACGAAGCGCAGTGGCTATACGCGCGAGCAATTGTGGCAAGCGGCAGTAAACGAAGTAACGAAACTAATAAAAAGCGTTGATCGTTAGTCGTTATTGGTTATTCGAAACAGATAAAAGTAAGTCATTAGGTTTGAATCTTTGCTCTACGAATAACCAATAACGAAATTCGAATAACGAATAACGCTTTTACCAAGGGGTTATGAATGACCGGAATTGTGGCCTATTGTCGGCCCGGATTTGAAAATGATTGTGCCGCAGAGCTGCAAGATAAAACCGCAGTACTAGGCATCTATGGCTATTGCCAAACAAAGCCGCAGCAAGGCTTTGTGGTTTATCGCTGTCAATCGGAAGAAGCAGAGCATTTAGCGAAAAAGTTAATTCTTCGAGAGTTAATTTTCACGCGCCAGTTCATTGTGATTTTGGCTCATGTCACCGAGCTGCCACAAGAAGATCGGGTAAGTGCGGTGCAAGTGGCGCTGCTTGATGAGGACGTACAAGAGGCTTTCGCTGGTGTGAAGCCGTGTGGCGATATTCGTGTGGAAACACCCGATACCAATGATGGTAAAGAGCTGTCAAAATTTTGTCGTAAATTCACTGTGCCACTGCGTCAGGGACTACGTAAAATTGATTGGTTAACGGTGAAAGAAAGCGACCGTCGACCAACGTTGCATGCGTTCTTTTTAAGTAATCAGGAAGTATATATTGGTTTTTCTTATTCGTTTAACCAATCACCTTGGTTGATGGGTATTCCACGCTTACGTTCGCCAAGTGATGCGCCAAGTCGTTCAACATTAAAGCTCGACGAAGCGTTTCAAGTGTTTGTGCCAGAGCACGAGCGTGAAGAACGTATCACCTCAGGCATGAACGCCGTTGATCTTGGTGCGGCGCCTGGTGGTTGGACGTATCAGTTAGTGCGTCGTGGCATGATGGTGCAAGCTGTTGATAATGGTCCAATGGCGCAAAGCTTAATGGATACGGGCCAAGTAAAACATATTCGCGAAGATGGCTTTAAGTATCGCCCGAAGAAAAAAAACGTGACGTGGTTGGTCTGCGATATGGTTGAGAAACCTGCGCGTGTTGGTGAGCTGATGACGAGTTGGTTGATTGATGGTGACTGCAAAGAAGCGATTTTCAACTTGAAACTACCAATGAAGCGACGCTATGCCGCAGTGGCAGAATACCTTGAACAGATTAAGCAAACGTTAGTTGAACAAGGTCGTGGCCGGTTTGAATTGCAAGCGAAACAGCTTTATCACGATCGCGAAGAGATTACTGTGCATATACGCTGGCTATAATTGTCAAAACGTATTGAAAACGAAGCATAAAAAAGCCCAGAACCGTTAGGAACTGGGCTTTTCGTTTTGAATGATCAACTAATCTTACAGGCGATCGATGACCGCTTGGGTGAAGTCGGTTGTACCACCAGTACCACCTAAATCACGTGTGGTACGGTCGCCACTTGCAATAACATCAGTAACCGCAGCAAGAATACGCTTTGCTTGGTCCTGCATACCAAGATATTCCAGCATTTGAATGGCTGCCAAAATAACTGACGTAGGGTTCGCTAAGTTTTGCCCAGCGATATCTGGTGCTGAGCCGTGAACCGCTTCAAAAATTGCTGATTTGTCGCCAATGTTAGCGCCCGGTGCCATACCTAAGCCGCCAACCAAGCCAGCACAAAGATCCGATAAAATATCACCAAATAAGTTGGTGGTAACAATCACATCAAATTGCTCTGGGTTCATGACAAGCTTCATGCACACTGCATCAACAATCATTTCATCTGATTGAATATCTGGGTATTCCGCTGCGATTTCACGCGCCACTTTAAGGAACAAACCTGAAGTAGACTTCAAAATGTTCGCTTTATGAACCGCAGTTACTTTTTTACGGCCTTCACGACGTGCTAGCTCGTAAGCAAAGCGAACGATACGCTCAGCACCCGCGCGAGTAATTTTGCTCATTGCTTGGGCTTCTGAGCCATCTTCAGAGACAACCTGACCTAAGCCTGAGTACATGCCTTCAGTATTTTCACGCACGGTGATGATATCGATATCTTCGTAACGTGCTTTGGTGCCCTTGAATGATTTTACTGGACGCACGTTGGCGTACAGATTGAACTGCTTGCGTAAGCTTACGTTGATTGAGGTAAAACCTTCGCCAACAGGCGTTGTCAGCGGGCCTTTTAAGGTCGCTTTGTTGCGAGCAATAGCATCCAACGTGGCTTGTGGTAAAAGTTCGCCAGTTTTTTCTAAAGCAGCTAAGCCCGCATCAGCAAATTCATAGTTAAACTCGCAGCCGGCTTTATCAAGAATTTTTAATGTTGCATCGATGATGTCTGGACCAATGCCATCACCTGGAATCACGGTAATTGTGGTGCTCATTGCAGGTACCTTCTTACTTCTAGGGTCGTCAAATGTGAGTACAAAATTGGCGCGAACTATAGCAGATTTTGATGTGTGGAATGGTGCTAAGCATCATTAAAAAGATTGATACTCGCTATAAGCGTCAGCACCCCAAGCAATCAGCTCGCCATCTTTGAATAACAACGGTGTGCATTCATCACGAGTGGTTATACCGTCTGATTTCACGTGGTGAGTGCGATAAAATAGAATCAGCACTTCGCCATTGTCGGTTGCCTTTGCTTCGCTAATATCTGGCGAGCCGAGCAAGCGAATCACGTCATCGCGCGGGGTTCCCAAATTCAATCGACCGATTTGCTTCAAATTAAAGGTTTCGCGTTCCTGCCAACTCATGTTTTCAGGATCGGCTTGATAAAAGTGCAGGACCAGCGCAGCGGCTGCCGCATAAATTGCAAAGCCGATAAGTACGACTTTCAGCATCTTCGACATTGGCTGCGCCTCCCTAGCGATTTTAGTCAGTAATGACGCGATAACATGGATGATATACCGAACCCGGTAGTTTCATCCGGCTTTGTTCGACGAATGCCCGCAACAATACGTCCAACTTCTTCATCATGTCGGTTTCGCCATGTATTTCGAACACACCATGTTTGCGAATTGCACGAATACCATCATCTTTCACGTTACCAGCGACAATGGCTGAAAACGCTCGGCGTAAGTCGGCAGCTAGTGCTTGCGGCTCTTGCTCACGATGAAGGTTTAAGTTTCGTACATTATCATGATTAGGCACGAATGGACGTTGGAACGCTTCATCAATGTGCAGGGTCCAGTTAAAGCAATACGAGTCACCCGTGTCACGACGATATTCTTTCACTGCTTGAGCGCCCTGAGTCATGGTTTTCGCAACTTCAGCTGGGTCAGCAATGATGATTTGATACAATTTACGCGCATCGTCACCTAATGTAGCCGCAATAAAGTCGTCAATAGCTTCAAAATAGCCACGACTGCTTTCAGGGCCAGTCAGAATAATCGGTAACACCTGACGTTGATTGTTCGGATGCATTAAAATACCGAGAATATAGAGTAATTCTTCGGCTGTGCCTGCGCCACCTGGGAAAATCACAATACCATGCGCACAGCGCACAAATGCTTCTAAGCGCTTCTCGATATCAGGCAGAATGACCAATTCGTTGACGATTGGATTTGGTGGTTCTGCGGCAATAATTCCTGGCTCAGTGAAACCTAAATAACGGCCATCAACAATACGTTGTTTGGCGTGACCAATGGTTGCACCTTTCATTGGGCCTTTCATAGCGCCTGGGCCACAACCGGTACAAATATTTAGGCTACGAAGGCCGAGTTGATAACCAACTTCTTTGGTATATTTGTATTCAACTTCGTTAATTGAGTGACCACCCCAACAAACAATCACATTTGGCTCGAGATTCGGTTGAACCACTTGCGCGTTACGCAAAATATCGAACACTACGTGGGTGAGGGTATGGGTATCGGCTGAATCAAGAGTTTGTGCGTTATAACGTTCACCGGTAAATAAAATGTCACGCAGCACCGCTTCAACCAGTTCTTGCATACCAGCTATAAGTTTGCCGTCCACAAATGCTTCAGCAGGTGGATTCACCAGCTCAAGTTGGACACCGCGCTCGCATTTAAGCACATTCACGTCAAAATCTTTGTACTTTTCAAAAATCTCTTCACTGCTGTCGGTCGTACTTCCCGCATTTAATACCGCCAAGCAGCAGTTGCGAAATAGGCGATACAGTTGTTCGTCGCTACTTTGTTGTAAGCGGTTAATTTCCAATTGCGACAGCAAGCTCATGCTGCCGCGTGGAGAAATCTTAAATCTCATAGTTTTTCCTTGTTTATTATTATTGGCGACTTAAGCGCACAGACTGAGGTGTTGGCTCGAAATCAGAACGAAATGGATTTATATCCAAGCCACCGCGGCGTGTGTAACGCGCGTAAACAGTTAACTGTGTTGGTTTGAGTCGCGATTTTATATCCATATAAAGCCGTTCAACGCATTGTTCATGAAACTCATTGTGATGTCGAAATGAGATGATATAGCGAAGAAGAGCTGCATGGTCAATTGCCGGACCGTGATAGCGGATTAATACCGACCCCCAATCTGGCTGATTTGTAATAAGGCAGTTAGATTTCAACAGGTGGCTGTGAAGGGTCTCAGACACGATGTCGTTTGAGCTTAACTGCAACAGCTCAGGATTATAGTCGTAACAATCAATTTCGATGGCTTGCTCATCAATACAATGCCCAGGTAAATCGCCAAAGGCCAATCGTTGTGCTTGCTGGACAGTACTAAGCCGAACTGCTACTGAGGCGCCTGCACAATCCGATAAATCAATAGCAAGTTGCTCTTGCACATCAGCCCAGCTGTCCCAACGACTTTCGTTAAAGCTATTGAGATAGAGCTTGAATGACTTTGATTCAATGAGGTTGGCACTGGTACAAGGCACTCGAAACTCAGCCAAGGCAACTTGCGGTACACCGAGGTGATTTAGCCACGACAATTCGTAACCGTGCCAAATGTCATCGCCATGAAACGGTAACTGAGCACCTTCTTCAAGACCAATTGGTGTGCGATTGAGCTGACGTGGTACCGCTTGCAATAGTGCGGCGTCGTAATGCGTTGGATATTGTGTGGGTTGTCCCAAATTTAAATGGGCAAGCTCTTGCTTCATCGATTTTAATTACCTGTTACACTACCGTTTTTAATGCAGTCGGCCATTGTAGCGCCGCTATCATTGAGTTACCAGAAAAAACCATAGGGCTCATTCATGTCGCTTGTTACCGTATTTGATGACTTTATTCACCGTTATAGCACCGCTTACGCAGAAGTTAATATCCCTTTATTAACTGAAGCTCACGAAGATTGGCAAGCGCCTATCTATCGCCAACCTGAAGGTAATGAAGCTGCAGCAGAAGAACTCGTGCATTGGCAACCCATTCTACAACAGGAACCATTGCAATTTGATGATCTTGCTAATGCGCTTGAGCAGCCATTTCATCCGGATATCGCAATATTCTACGGACGTTGGTTCGCGGCAGATCTCAATGTCGAGTACGACAATCACCCGTTAATTTTATTACAAAACCACTGTCGCGAAGACGGCGAACGATTACAAGCTAATTTAGCAGGGCATGTGTTAATGAAACGCCGACTGCGTCAACCGATCACGCTGTTTATTGGATTGGCGGAAGAATCCGATGACTTGCTGATAACCGTTGATAATGAATCTGGTCAAGTTGGACTC from Pseudidiomarina andamanensis includes:
- a CDS encoding CoA-acylating methylmalonate-semialdehyde dehydrogenase, whose amino-acid sequence is MSKKVPLFIDGEFVQSNTSNWIDVTNPATQEVIAQAPCATQDEMKKAVESAKKAFLTWKEVPVSERARVMMRYQALLKEHHDEIAEILASETGKTFDDAKGDVWRGIEVVEHAANIPSLLMGETVENVARGIDSYSYTQPLGVCAGITPFNFPAMIPLWMFPLAIACGNTFILKPSEQDPLTPTRLVELFEQAGAPKGVLQVIHGGKEQVDFLLDEPAVRAISFVGSVAVGQYIYRRGTENMKRVQAFAGAKNHCVIMPDANKSQVISNLVGASVGAAGQRCMAISVAVFVGAAREWIPEVAAELAKVKPGAWNDKDAAYGPVISPQAKQRVENFIAQGQKEGAELLVDGRNCKVEGFPNGNWVGPTMFGKVTTDMEIYKNEIFGPVLCATEVETLDDALAMVNANPYGNGTSIFTASGAAARKYQHNVEVGQVGINIPIPVPLPFFSFTGWKGSFFGDLHAYGKQAVRFYSETKTITARWFESDIADANGPNMTIHLK
- a CDS encoding acyl-CoA dehydrogenase family protein, with translation MNFNLTDDQQAFVDTAKAFAEKELAPFAAQWDEESHFPVEVFRKAGEMGFMGMYTPEDAGGFGMSRLDAALIFEQLSMGCTATTAMMTIHNMVTWMIGSFAKPDVIEQWVPELVTGEKLGSYCLTEPGAGSDAASLRTTAKKDGDEYVLNGSKMFISGAGSTDVLVVMARTGEAGPKGISAFVVPADAAGISYGKKEAKMGWNAQPTRLVTFEDVRIPADNLLGEEGEGFKFAMMGLDGGRINIAVCSVGTAQAALETATNYMHERTQFGKELGHFQALQFKLADMATELVAARQMVRLAAFKVDSNDPDKTTYCAMAKRFATDVGFQVCNEALQIHGGYGYIKEYPLERHVRDVRVHQILEGTNEIMRVIIARRLLADMDRAIL
- a CDS encoding enoyl-CoA hydratase/isomerase family protein, encoding MDPVVLFDELEASNGKRIGIITLNSEKSLNALSLPMIQLLQPQLQQWANDDAIACVFMQGAGEKAFCAGGDIVAMYKAMQAKPGVLVDEVADFFSQEYRLDYAIHTFPKPLVLWGHGIVMGGGMGLMNGASHRIVTERSLLAMPEVTIGLYPDVGATHFLNQMPEGCGLFLGLTGAHMNATDALYLKLADHFVASTSKDDVLAGLKDVKWGDTAALNHQKVTDVLNGIGMRDSNQRPAGQVEAHQQLIKKLTQGADIEAVVNAIVNDTTDDKWLARARQTLAAGCPMTAHIVWNQLQHGADLSLADCFRLELTLSVQCAMRGDFAEGIRALLIDKDKQPKWQHGSVGEVSAEEVDGFFTSPWAAADHPLATLGK
- the mmsB gene encoding 3-hydroxyisobutyrate dehydrogenase translates to MANVGFIGLGNMGGPMAANLFKGGHQVKVFDLAEVALQAAKDAGCSVAGSANEAAQGVDFVITMLPADKHVESVYLGDNGLIHELPSSTLVIDCSTISAETARKVGQALAAEGISFIDAPVSGGVGGAKAGTLTFICGGDTTAVDRARDVLQHMGKNIFRAGDTGAGQVAKICNNMLLSVLMIGTSEALQLGIAHGLDPKVLSEIMSKSSGSNWTLDVYNPCPGVMDNVPSSNGYQGGFLVDLMSKDLGLAQQAALASGAATPMGGLTHNLYRSWSQLGHGREDFSSIFNFVKANKK
- a CDS encoding SDR family oxidoreductase produces the protein MKIAESTIVITGGAQGLGRAMAEHFAAEGAQLALIDMNADTLTEAEGICTAKGAKKVKGYVVNVTDEAAVEQVFNDIVADFGAVNVLINNAGILRDGMLIKCKDGEITHKMPLQQFQSVLDVNLTGSFLCGREASAHMAKAGNGGVIINISSVARAGNIGQTNYAATKAGVVAMTVTWARELGRFGIRCGAIAPGFIETPMTAQMKPEAVERALSMVPLRRWGQPEEIAHSARYIIENDFFSGRVIEIDGGVRL
- a CDS encoding transcriptional regulator GcvA produces the protein MMRKLPPLNALKAFEAAARHLSFTRAADELFVTQAAVSHQVKALEEFLGVQLFLRRNRSLLLTPEGQSYYLELKEIFDHIVQATEKVKFASQRGSLTISLPPSFAILWFVPRLSRFREAYPDIDVRIRAVDEVDGSLTDDVDVAIYYGAGKWPGLKAYKLHNEYLIPVCSPLLLNGTKPLREPRDLLNHTLLHDETRNAWKDWFKLVGIDKDKGDNGPIFSHSNLALKAAVHGQGIALANNVLVKPEIDAGHLIQIFPDALPRQKSFYLVCRDSQSEVGKIATFRNWLLQVVEEEEDSYE
- a CDS encoding alpha/beta family hydrolase, encoding MSDNQRVAIHRDNADGQYRVIFAHGAGAGLQSDFMQYIALALALNDIEVVRFNFPYWQKFMDSGVRRPPNRMSELEHCMRTVASQFNDDKPLFLMGKSMGSRVAFRLADELNSRAAIALGFPFHPVGKPEKLRLDDLNNHREQNLIIQGTRDNFGKPEQVRSYPLPANVAVKWIEGGDHSLEPTKRSGYTREQLWQAAVNEVTKLIKSVDR